The Flaviramulus sp. BrNp1-15 genome has a window encoding:
- a CDS encoding class I SAM-dependent methyltransferase, with translation MKDYIHKEFPKSCDPDDFFGQVKRTVNGKSVGKDQINMIVDSICESLNFNNEDILFDLGCGNGALSVLMFHKIKAYFGIDFSEYLIEVAKNNFEKANYVFQFAEANEFLENETLNTEYTKGLCYGVFSYFERESAKNILTNIYNKYKNINKFYIGNIPDRDRASNFFYNDIDYTNLLDDNQSSLGVWWSQKDFKDLANESGWETDFLNMPDNFYSAHYRFDVVLTKKDM, from the coding sequence ATGAAAGATTATATACATAAAGAGTTTCCAAAGTCTTGTGACCCAGATGATTTTTTTGGACAAGTTAAGAGAACGGTTAATGGAAAATCCGTTGGAAAAGATCAAATTAATATGATTGTTGATTCGATTTGTGAAAGTTTAAATTTTAATAACGAAGATATTTTATTTGATTTAGGTTGTGGTAATGGAGCACTTTCAGTTTTGATGTTCCATAAAATAAAAGCATACTTTGGAATTGATTTTTCAGAATATTTGATAGAAGTAGCAAAAAATAATTTTGAAAAAGCTAATTATGTTTTTCAATTTGCAGAAGCAAATGAATTTTTAGAAAACGAAACGTTAAACACAGAGTATACTAAAGGTCTTTGTTACGGTGTTTTTTCTTATTTTGAAAGAGAATCTGCAAAAAATATACTAACCAATATTTATAATAAATATAAAAATATTAATAAGTTTTATATTGGTAATATTCCAGATAGAGATAGAGCTTCCAACTTTTTTTATAACGATATTGATTACACAAATTTATTAGACGATAATCAGAGTTCACTTGGTGTATGGTGGTCTCAAAAAGACTTTAAAGATTTGGCTAATGAATCAGGTTGGGAAACAGACTTTTTAAATATGCCAGATAATTTTTATTCAGCTCATTACAGGTTTGATGTTGTTTTAACCAAAAAAGACATGTAA
- a CDS encoding aminotransferase class I/II-fold pyridoxal phosphate-dependent enzyme, with protein sequence MEQKLAFFGNSPVFKKPRSTSNLIKPNLDSFINYIKPYYEKGSLAEDNLLIQNLEKRLALIHGAKHCVAVCNGLWGLVLAINELKLKDKTEIIMPSLTYRRMADIAAWLKMIPHYCDIEIKTLGISAKSVKNAINDNTALILAPHPIVNLCDIDGLLNISEKYKLPILFDSVEASYASYKGKPIGTFGDAEVFSVHASKFLNGFEGGYITTNNADLARKLKAARNFGIDDNQELITLGIDGKMIAPHAAMTLACLDLLDNQIKKNKARFYKYKELLENVKGIDLVEYDSTERRSFKNILVKLNKKWPYSREFTLKILQKENMVVRPYYFPPLHKKEPTYPTIIGELKNTELLMNKYMLFPCGEFVDIEDIEIIVEYLVYLERNSKHINLEIDKINK encoded by the coding sequence ATGGAACAAAAATTAGCTTTTTTTGGTAATTCTCCAGTTTTTAAAAAACCACGCTCTACGTCCAATTTAATAAAACCTAATTTAGATTCCTTTATAAATTATATTAAGCCTTATTATGAAAAAGGGAGCTTAGCTGAAGACAATCTACTAATTCAAAATTTAGAAAAAAGACTTGCATTAATTCACGGGGCTAAACATTGTGTAGCTGTTTGTAATGGTTTATGGGGCTTAGTTTTAGCTATTAATGAGTTGAAATTAAAAGATAAAACAGAAATTATAATGCCATCGCTAACATATAGAAGAATGGCAGATATTGCAGCTTGGCTAAAAATGATTCCTCATTACTGTGATATAGAAATTAAAACTTTAGGAATTTCTGCCAAATCTGTAAAAAATGCTATAAATGATAATACAGCATTAATTTTGGCTCCACACCCAATTGTGAATTTATGCGATATTGATGGTCTTTTAAATATTTCAGAAAAATACAAATTGCCAATACTATTTGATTCTGTTGAAGCATCATATGCATCATATAAAGGAAAACCAATAGGCACTTTTGGAGATGCTGAGGTGTTTTCTGTTCATGCAAGCAAATTTTTAAATGGATTTGAAGGCGGTTATATAACTACCAATAATGCAGATTTAGCAAGAAAGTTGAAAGCAGCTAGAAATTTTGGTATTGATGATAATCAAGAGTTAATCACTCTTGGTATTGATGGAAAAATGATAGCACCTCACGCAGCTATGACATTGGCTTGTTTGGATTTGTTAGACAATCAAATAAAAAAAAATAAAGCACGCTTTTATAAATATAAAGAACTTTTAGAAAATGTAAAAGGAATCGATTTAGTTGAGTATGATTCTACAGAACGAAGAAGTTTTAAAAATATATTGGTTAAATTAAATAAGAAATGGCCATATAGTAGAGAATTTACCCTAAAAATATTGCAAAAGGAAAATATGGTTGTTAGGCCATATTATTTCCCACCTTTACACAAAAAAGAACCAACATATCCAACAATTATTGGGGAACTTAAAAATACAGAGTTGTTAATGAACAAATATATGTTGTTTCCATGTGGCGAATTTGTTGATATTGAAGATATAGAAATAATAGTTGAATACTTAGTTTATTTAGAAAGAAATTCTAAACATATTAATTTAGAAATTGATAAAATTAATAAATAA
- a CDS encoding aminotransferase class I/II-fold pyridoxal phosphate-dependent enzyme, producing MIQNNLPKWDEFQKMVEGIWEREYYTNHGPLVVDLENKISKLLGVKHAICMTNSSIALMIAIKALNVKRKVIIPSFSHINIAQSVKWAGIEFQFCKVNNDSFSIDTEEILTEINEEIELIIAINNYGITNDIEELEKLANQKKIKLLFVSDSFFGEKFKGRKFGNFGDLEIFSFHESQMINGANGACVCTADDELAARLRNIRSSYGAGKQVPIPYTGNGRMSEIQAGLTLLSLDHFEENRNELLSKKQEFNKLIKKVKGVSIYNSTSFCSNFILVLDYGKLGIDLKDFKLKIKSINKHIELFDFFGVEIDPPYIRKDFLNNNLINNSIGLPSSITLKQFNKIISLLTKNVI from the coding sequence ATGATTCAAAATAATTTACCAAAGTGGGATGAGTTTCAAAAAATGGTTGAAGGTATTTGGGAAAGAGAATATTACACAAACCACGGACCCTTAGTTGTTGATTTAGAAAACAAAATAAGTAAACTATTAGGCGTTAAGCATGCTATTTGTATGACAAATAGTAGTATAGCCTTAATGATAGCAATAAAAGCGCTTAATGTTAAAAGAAAAGTAATAATACCATCATTCTCTCATATAAACATTGCTCAATCTGTTAAGTGGGCAGGAATTGAATTTCAATTTTGTAAAGTGAATAATGATTCTTTTTCTATTGATACAGAAGAAATATTAACAGAAATTAATGAAGAAATTGAGCTAATAATAGCCATAAACAATTATGGAATAACTAATGATATTGAAGAACTAGAAAAATTAGCAAATCAAAAAAAAATTAAACTTTTATTTGTTTCTGATTCTTTTTTTGGTGAAAAATTTAAAGGAAGAAAATTTGGTAATTTTGGTGATTTAGAAATATTTTCATTTCATGAAAGCCAAATGATTAATGGTGCAAATGGTGCTTGTGTTTGTACAGCAGACGATGAATTGGCGGCCAGATTAAGAAATATTCGTAGTAGTTATGGCGCTGGAAAACAGGTTCCAATACCCTATACAGGAAACGGTAGAATGTCTGAGATTCAAGCGGGGTTAACTTTACTCTCTTTAGATCATTTTGAAGAAAACAGAAATGAATTACTTAGCAAAAAACAAGAGTTTAATAAATTAATTAAAAAAGTAAAAGGTGTTTCTATTTATAATTCTACTAGTTTTTGTTCAAACTTCATTCTTGTGTTAGATTATGGTAAACTTGGAATCGACTTAAAGGATTTTAAATTGAAAATAAAATCAATTAATAAGCATATTGAATTATTTGATTTTTTTGGAGTAGAAATAGACCCACCTTATATCAGAAAAGATTTTTTAAATAATAATTTAATCAATAATTCAATTGGTTTACCAAGTAGCATTACTTTAAAACAGTTTAATAAAATTATTTCACTTTTAACAAAAAACGTTATTTAA
- a CDS encoding glycosyltransferase, translated as MVFEHKKMMISILVMAYNHEAYIAQCLNSILSQKTNFLFEIILGEDDSSDKTRSICIDFSKKHSDKIKLFLRSRKDVIYVNGNPTGRFNFVESLKACKGKYIAVCDGDDYWTDPFKLQKQVDFLENHEDYVIAYHDVSIIDSEGIIINKSKTPKIFQRDFTNIELIKSDIFICLMSIVFRNVVKDLPKNFLSVSNADVFLTSYLGQFGHGKYFENIGGMYRVHQGGVWSALDDKSKQESKKKTFYQLHEYYDSIKNKEISQYYLSKSKKVTNRKMPINSKNSVFMLIKRIYKKIKKN; from the coding sequence ATGGTATTCGAACATAAAAAAATGATGATAAGTATTTTAGTAATGGCTTATAATCATGAAGCATATATAGCTCAATGTTTAAATTCAATTTTAAGCCAGAAAACCAATTTCTTATTTGAAATAATTCTTGGAGAAGATGATAGCAGCGATAAAACTAGAAGCATTTGCATAGACTTTTCTAAAAAACATTCAGATAAAATAAAACTTTTTTTACGTTCGCGAAAAGATGTAATTTATGTAAACGGAAACCCAACAGGACGGTTTAATTTTGTTGAGAGTTTAAAAGCTTGTAAAGGAAAATATATAGCGGTTTGTGATGGAGATGATTATTGGACAGATCCTTTTAAACTTCAAAAACAGGTTGATTTTTTGGAGAATCATGAAGATTATGTAATAGCATACCATGATGTATCAATAATCGATAGTGAAGGAATAATAATAAATAAATCAAAAACTCCAAAAATTTTTCAAAGAGATTTCACAAACATAGAATTAATAAAATCTGATATATTTATTTGTTTAATGAGCATCGTTTTTAGGAATGTTGTAAAAGATTTACCAAAAAACTTTTTAAGTGTTAGTAATGCTGATGTTTTTTTAACTTCGTATTTAGGGCAGTTTGGTCATGGGAAATATTTTGAGAATATTGGAGGGATGTATCGAGTTCATCAAGGAGGAGTCTGGTCAGCATTAGATGACAAATCAAAACAAGAAAGTAAAAAAAAAACATTTTATCAATTACATGAATATTATGATTCTATAAAAAATAAAGAAATATCTCAATATTACTTATCAAAGTCTAAGAAAGTTACTAATAGAAAAATGCCTATAAATTCTAAAAACTCAGTTTTTATGTTGATAAAAAGAATTTATAAAAAAATAAAAAAAAATTAG
- a CDS encoding glycosyltransferase domain-containing protein, protein MNKIAIYTAIFGDKDILKPPLNFKEDNNVDYYLITDNVELDSYNYQLILKKPIYDDITKNARFYKINGLEIFEDYDFVIWHDANLQIIHNKIIDSVDFVKHKSIAFFKHPVRNCIYDEAIKCIYKEKDHPFKILKQIFQYYKFGIKNKIGLYETSIVIQNNKLICKDFLNLWWSEIINKSRRDQLSLPYSLKVFNLIPAIIPGDREQNMFSLYNLHNHSKYNFLSIQKPKKYRKLYKILSIKAIRGIKRLNK, encoded by the coding sequence GTGAATAAAATTGCAATATACACGGCTATTTTTGGTGATAAAGATATTCTCAAACCTCCTTTGAATTTTAAGGAAGATAATAATGTTGATTATTACCTTATAACTGATAATGTTGAATTAGATTCATACAATTACCAACTTATATTAAAAAAACCTATATATGATGATATAACTAAAAACGCAAGATTCTATAAAATAAATGGATTAGAAATTTTTGAAGATTATGATTTTGTAATTTGGCACGATGCTAATTTGCAAATTATTCACAATAAAATTATAGATTCTGTTGACTTTGTAAAACATAAGTCGATAGCGTTTTTTAAACACCCTGTGAGAAATTGTATATATGATGAAGCAATAAAATGTATATATAAGGAAAAAGACCACCCCTTTAAAATATTAAAACAAATTTTTCAATATTATAAGTTTGGAATTAAAAATAAAATTGGACTTTATGAGACCTCAATCGTTATACAAAATAATAAACTAATATGTAAAGATTTTTTAAATTTATGGTGGAGTGAAATTATAAATAAATCAAGACGGGATCAACTTTCTTTACCTTATTCATTAAAGGTGTTTAATTTGATACCTGCTATTATTCCTGGTGATAGGGAACAAAACATGTTTTCATTATATAATTTACATAATCATTCAAAATATAATTTTCTTTCTATTCAAAAACCCAAAAAATATAGAAAACTTTATAAAATATTATCAATAAAAGCAATAAGAGGTATAAAAAGATTAAATAAGTAA
- a CDS encoding glycosyltransferase: MSCSDYNVIVIDNASQDKTVSFIKHNYPDVILLEQKINLGFGQANNLGISYALKNGADYVFLLNQDAYLQSNTIDELIKTHKQNVNYGILSPIQLNGLGNKLDRNFSNYLKYDNNNYFHFDAISNSLSEVYEVPFVNAAGWLLPKSTLTKIGGFDPIFFHYGEDDNYCQRLRYHGLKIGVVPHVFLKHDREYANKGINEKTMKYVEWFYKLKWADITNTNINHEIKNKILQLKKTRFKFFLKLNLSRIKYCNQELKLIYRIIKDIKKSRDINKKTGNHYI, translated from the coding sequence ATGAGCTGTAGTGATTACAATGTAATAGTTATAGATAATGCTTCCCAAGATAAAACGGTTTCATTTATAAAACATAATTATCCAGATGTAATACTTTTAGAGCAAAAAATAAACTTAGGTTTTGGTCAAGCAAATAACCTTGGGATTTCTTATGCATTAAAAAATGGTGCAGATTATGTTTTTTTATTAAATCAAGACGCTTATTTACAAAGCAATACTATTGATGAATTAATAAAAACCCATAAACAAAATGTCAATTATGGTATTTTAAGTCCAATACAGTTAAATGGATTAGGTAATAAGTTAGATAGAAATTTTTCTAATTATTTAAAGTATGACAATAACAACTATTTTCATTTTGATGCAATAAGTAATAGTTTGTCTGAAGTTTATGAGGTGCCTTTTGTAAATGCAGCAGGTTGGTTATTACCTAAGTCAACACTAACAAAAATTGGTGGTTTTGATCCTATTTTTTTTCATTATGGAGAAGATGATAATTATTGCCAGCGTCTAAGGTATCATGGTTTAAAAATAGGTGTTGTACCACATGTTTTTTTAAAACATGATAGAGAATATGCAAACAAAGGGATTAACGAAAAAACTATGAAATATGTAGAATGGTTTTATAAATTGAAATGGGCAGACATAACCAATACAAATATTAATCACGAAATTAAAAATAAAATACTGCAATTAAAAAAAACAAGGTTTAAGTTTTTTTTGAAGCTTAATTTATCTAGAATAAAATATTGTAATCAAGAACTTAAATTAATTTACCGTATTATTAAAGACATTAAAAAAAGTAGAGATATTAATAAAAAAACAGGTAATCATTATATTTAA
- a CDS encoding glycosyltransferase family 2 protein yields MENPLISIIIPTYNRANLIGFTLDSILNQTYGNWECIIINDNSTDNTVKILDQYVKKDLRFKYYNCPETYSKGGNGARNYGFTLSKGYYINWFDDDDVMLNNFLMTMIENFACNTCFVIGSHYLTDINLDNKIIEELKQETFLFKDYLLWKMKFITGSILFKKEFLLNKSLFNEKIVRGQETELFSRLFFKIPNHSYKILNTPLFLYRQHDKSKSSNNLKYIKSFKESQSYIAVEILKKSIQLRDLELFTSYYINLIDSFFRSLENNHRKNAKFIFNNLISFLKFKNRITVIELILLGNIFLLFSRGAYKVEKRWKSIKVKI; encoded by the coding sequence ATGGAAAATCCACTTATTTCTATTATAATACCAACATACAATAGGGCTAATTTAATAGGGTTTACCCTCGATTCTATTTTAAATCAAACATATGGTAATTGGGAGTGTATTATTATAAATGATAATAGTACAGACAATACAGTAAAAATACTTGACCAGTATGTGAAAAAAGATTTAAGGTTTAAGTATTACAATTGCCCTGAAACATATTCAAAAGGAGGTAATGGAGCTAGAAATTATGGATTTACATTAAGTAAAGGTTATTATATTAATTGGTTTGATGATGACGATGTTATGCTTAATAATTTTTTAATGACTATGATTGAGAACTTTGCTTGTAATACATGTTTTGTTATAGGATCTCATTATTTAACAGATATAAACCTAGATAATAAAATAATTGAAGAGTTAAAACAAGAAACTTTTTTGTTTAAAGATTATTTGTTGTGGAAAATGAAATTCATAACTGGCTCAATATTATTTAAAAAAGAATTTTTGTTGAATAAAAGTTTATTTAACGAAAAAATAGTCCGCGGTCAAGAAACAGAACTGTTTTCAAGATTGTTTTTTAAAATACCCAATCATTCATATAAGATATTAAACACGCCTTTATTTCTTTACAGGCAGCACGATAAAAGTAAAAGTAGTAATAATTTAAAATATATAAAATCATTCAAAGAATCTCAAAGTTATATAGCTGTAGAAATTTTAAAAAAAAGTATACAATTGAGAGATTTAGAGTTATTCACGTCATATTATATTAATTTGATAGATTCTTTTTTTAGAAGTTTAGAAAATAATCATAGAAAAAACGCAAAATTTATTTTTAATAATTTAATATCATTCTTGAAATTTAAAAATAGAATTACCGTAATAGAATTAATTCTACTAGGAAATATTTTTTTATTATTTTCAAGAGGAGCTTATAAAGTTGAAAAACGTTGGAAATCAATAAAGGTTAAAATATAA
- a CDS encoding glycosyltransferase family 2 protein — MKSNVTVIIPCFNDGEFIMEALNSVLRQTLKPEKIIIIDDGSGLETKKILKKIDVDTVEVIFQENKGVCKTRNIGIGLAKTDYILNLDADDYFDKTFVEKAVHLLKNDENIIAVGSLVNIIKVNKIETETKKPIGGSLKNFLVKNNGVSGSIFRKKSWEMVNGFDENMINGYEDWDFWISILKKGGTMHIIQEPLFTYRKKNESRDKSAVEKYDFELRKYIFLKHKDIYKFHFDFYALELLRQNTLFKNNVAKAKTSLEFRIGQNFLAPFRFIKKRFFKW, encoded by the coding sequence ATGAAAAGCAACGTAACAGTAATTATTCCTTGTTTTAATGATGGAGAGTTTATAATGGAAGCTCTAAACTCTGTTTTAAGGCAAACTTTAAAACCTGAAAAAATTATTATTATTGATGATGGATCTGGTTTAGAAACAAAGAAGATTCTAAAAAAAATAGATGTTGATACAGTTGAGGTTATATTTCAGGAAAATAAAGGTGTATGTAAAACAAGAAATATAGGTATAGGTTTAGCAAAAACGGACTATATTTTAAATTTAGATGCTGATGACTATTTTGATAAAACTTTTGTTGAAAAAGCTGTTCATTTGTTAAAGAATGATGAAAATATCATTGCAGTAGGGAGTTTAGTAAATATTATAAAAGTTAATAAAATAGAAACAGAAACAAAAAAGCCCATTGGAGGAAGTTTAAAAAACTTTCTTGTTAAAAACAATGGAGTTTCGGGTTCTATATTTAGAAAAAAAAGTTGGGAAATGGTTAATGGCTTTGATGAAAATATGATAAACGGTTATGAGGATTGGGATTTTTGGATTTCCATTTTAAAAAAAGGAGGAACCATGCATATCATTCAAGAGCCACTATTTACATACAGAAAAAAGAATGAATCTAGAGATAAGTCCGCTGTAGAAAAGTATGATTTTGAATTAAGGAAATATATTTTTTTAAAACATAAAGATATTTATAAATTCCATTTTGACTTTTATGCACTAGAATTATTGAGGCAAAACACACTTTTTAAAAACAATGTTGCCAAAGCGAAAACCTCTTTAGAGTTTAGAATAGGACAAAATTTTCTGGCACCTTTTCGGTTTATTAAAAAAAGATTTTTTAAATGGTAG
- a CDS encoding glycosyltransferase family A protein: MVDVSVSIVVPCFNHAHFLNEALQSVLNQTYKNWECIIVNDGSPDNTEEVAINWCEKDNRFKYLYKDNGGLSSARNAGIKISTGKYILALDADDILHKDYILKTLKILQQNPDLAIVSSYRKFFVGNISNVTKTYEASGNTYRDLMFENVLMPSSIYRKACWVEVGGYDESMTKGFEDWEFWISILKRGWKYKFVEEYLFYYRKSKNSMLIDTLKNHRITNMEYVFEKHNEIYLKHFRNTKAYLFFLINFYRNSEIKTKISLEYKIGSYILLPLRIIKRMLK, translated from the coding sequence ATGGTAGATGTATCGGTTTCCATAGTTGTACCTTGTTTTAATCATGCCCATTTTTTGAATGAGGCGTTACAATCGGTATTAAACCAAACATATAAAAATTGGGAGTGCATTATTGTTAATGATGGTAGTCCTGATAATACTGAAGAAGTTGCTATAAACTGGTGTGAAAAGGATAATCGTTTTAAATATTTGTATAAAGATAATGGCGGATTGAGCAGTGCCAGAAATGCAGGAATAAAAATAAGTACAGGCAAATATATATTGGCTTTGGATGCTGATGATATTCTTCATAAAGATTATATTTTAAAGACATTAAAGATACTTCAACAGAATCCAGATTTAGCAATTGTATCTAGTTATAGAAAGTTTTTTGTTGGCAATATATCTAATGTTACTAAAACTTATGAGGCATCTGGAAACACCTACAGAGATTTAATGTTTGAAAATGTTTTAATGCCGTCATCAATTTACAGAAAAGCATGTTGGGTTGAAGTAGGGGGATATGACGAATCCATGACAAAAGGTTTTGAAGATTGGGAATTTTGGATTTCAATATTAAAAAGAGGGTGGAAATACAAGTTTGTTGAAGAATATTTGTTTTATTACAGAAAATCAAAAAACTCAATGCTAATTGATACTTTGAAAAACCACCGAATTACAAATATGGAATATGTTTTTGAAAAGCATAATGAGATTTATTTAAAGCATTTTAGAAATACAAAAGCCTACTTGTTTTTTTTAATAAATTTTTACCGAAATTCAGAAATTAAAACAAAAATATCTTTAGAATATAAAATAGGAAGCTATATTTTGTTACCACTAAGGATAATAAAACGTATGCTAAAATGA
- a CDS encoding glycosyltransferase family 2 protein — translation MISVIIRNKNQDKALSFLLKNLTERYIDDISEIIVLDNQSTDNSENISKKFGARFITIEKFSYGGSANFATKKAKFPIIVMFSAHSYPVSHDFFKLIKNKFNANENLAGLRCLHSTNDYRNFINKISAKEDPNKSGLIFSSSAFSKLVWEKYPFREDVATFEDKEWTVRVLKAGYDIDFVESIFHYEIKRSKSQLFFRFKRDLTGNYQLWHQDVNFLSATKGFMVSVLGLIRSFFIDFWYTIRRYFYIIKFLFNKPNKF, via the coding sequence ATGATATCAGTAATAATTAGAAATAAAAACCAAGATAAAGCATTAAGTTTTTTACTTAAAAATTTAACAGAGCGTTACATCGATGATATTTCTGAAATTATTGTGTTAGATAACCAATCAACTGATAATAGTGAAAATATTTCAAAAAAGTTTGGTGCCCGATTTATCACCATTGAAAAATTTAGTTATGGTGGTAGCGCAAATTTTGCAACTAAAAAGGCAAAATTTCCAATAATTGTAATGTTTAGTGCGCATTCTTATCCTGTAAGTCATGATTTTTTTAAGCTAATAAAAAATAAATTTAATGCTAATGAGAATTTAGCTGGCTTAAGGTGTTTACATAGTACAAATGATTATAGAAATTTCATTAATAAAATATCTGCAAAAGAAGATCCCAATAAATCTGGATTGATCTTTTCAAGTTCTGCATTTAGTAAATTAGTATGGGAAAAGTATCCTTTTAGAGAAGATGTAGCCACATTTGAAGATAAAGAATGGACAGTTCGTGTTTTAAAGGCTGGTTATGATATTGATTTTGTAGAGTCTATTTTTCATTATGAAATAAAAAGAAGCAAAAGTCAATTGTTTTTTAGGTTTAAAAGAGATTTAACTGGTAATTATCAACTTTGGCATCAAGATGTAAATTTTTTAAGCGCGACAAAAGGCTTTATGGTGTCTGTTTTAGGATTGATTAGAAGTTTTTTTATTGATTTTTGGTATACAATTAGGCGTTATTTTTATATTATCAAATTTTTATTTAATAAGCCAAATAAGTTTTAA
- a CDS encoding glycosyltransferase: MSTRLSLIIPVYNADDFINDSMTSITKWAKDIDYSVEVILVNDGSSDNSKSKIENYIESHDSSLKILSYDRNKGKGYAVKKGMIMAKGEFKIFTDADIPYGLEIIDKILHYLDFKEFDVCIGNRKSIHSKYFMNVSFFRKITSNVFTVFVSRFVVTGINDTQCGLKGFRSNVANQLFPKLFINGFGFDVELLYLSYKDEFDIKRIPVFFEGNDNSTISLAKDSLSMLIDVMVLPFRYHFTNKYK; the protein is encoded by the coding sequence ATGAGTACCCGACTTAGTTTAATAATTCCAGTTTACAATGCTGATGATTTTATTAACGATTCTATGACATCTATTACCAAATGGGCCAAAGATATTGACTATTCAGTAGAGGTTATATTAGTTAATGATGGTAGTTCAGATAATTCAAAATCTAAAATTGAAAATTATATAGAAAGTCACGATTCTAGTCTCAAAATTTTATCATATGATAGAAATAAAGGTAAAGGTTATGCCGTAAAAAAAGGTATGATTATGGCAAAAGGTGAATTTAAAATTTTTACTGATGCAGATATTCCTTATGGATTAGAAATTATAGATAAAATACTTCACTATCTAGACTTTAAGGAATTTGATGTGTGTATTGGAAACCGAAAATCTATACATTCAAAATACTTTATGAATGTATCTTTTTTTCGAAAAATAACGAGTAATGTATTTACAGTATTTGTATCTCGATTTGTTGTTACTGGTATTAATGATACACAATGTGGCTTAAAAGGGTTTAGATCAAATGTTGCAAATCAATTATTTCCTAAGTTGTTTATAAATGGTTTTGGATTCGATGTAGAACTTCTATATTTATCTTACAAAGATGAATTTGATATTAAAAGAATTCCTGTGTTTTTTGAAGGGAATGATAATTCCACTATCAGTTTAGCTAAGGATTCATTAAGCATGTTAATAGATGTTATGGTTTTACCATTTAGATACCACTTCACAAATAAATACAAATGA
- a CDS encoding bifunctional 2-polyprenyl-6-hydroxyphenol methylase/3-demethylubiquinol 3-O-methyltransferase UbiG, with protein sequence MKLSRNFTNKFNWILDNLIPPFVRESRVIMSPLFKLIFKSKAKLFLDFKDNAWKFDAQQMTNYYKELADVHIQRETDLNTKSVNYILTKLKGKKILDIACGKGYLANLIQEKCNYQVTGIDFILPENLKGNTNPKFETGVVEQINYPDNYFDTVISTHTLEHVIDLNQCIKELRRVCSKRLIVVLPKQRPYRFTFDLHLHFFPYKFSVMQVFNNNKGECINLDNDWLYIEDS encoded by the coding sequence ATGAAATTATCTCGTAATTTTACTAATAAATTTAATTGGATTTTAGATAATTTAATTCCCCCTTTTGTTAGAGAATCCAGAGTTATCATGTCGCCTTTGTTCAAGTTAATATTTAAAAGCAAAGCAAAATTATTTTTAGATTTTAAAGACAATGCATGGAAGTTTGACGCACAACAAATGACAAATTATTATAAAGAATTGGCAGATGTTCACATTCAAAGAGAAACCGATCTCAATACTAAATCTGTAAACTATATACTAACTAAGCTTAAAGGTAAAAAAATTCTTGATATTGCTTGTGGTAAAGGTTATCTTGCTAATTTAATACAAGAAAAATGTAATTATCAAGTTACGGGAATAGATTTTATTTTACCAGAAAATTTAAAAGGAAATACGAATCCTAAATTTGAAACAGGAGTAGTAGAACAAATAAATTATCCAGATAATTATTTTGATACAGTTATTAGTACACACACACTAGAACATGTAATTGATTTGAATCAATGTATAAAAGAATTGAGAAGGGTATGTTCGAAGAGATTAATAGTAGTACTTCCAAAACAAAGACCATATCGTTTTACTTTTGATTTGCATCTTCATTTTTTTCCATATAAATTTAGTGTAATGCAAGTTTTTAATAACAATAAAGGGGAGTGTATTAATCTAGATAATGATTGGTTGTATATTGAGGACTCATAG